In the Longimicrobium sp. genome, GCGCCACCATGCGGCGGATCTCGCCCGTGCCGGCGCCGAGGGCCATGCGGATGCCGAACTCGCGACGGCGCTGCGCCACGCCGTACGCCAGCACGCCGTAGATGCCGATGCAGGCGAGGAGCAGCGCCACGCCCGCGAAGCCGCCCAGCAGCGAGGCCGTGAAGCGCTGCGGGGCCACCGAGCGCTCGAACACCTCGTCCATCGTCTGCACCTCGCTCACCCCGAGGCCGGGGTCGATCTCCGCGATGGCGGAGCGCAGCGCGCGGATCACGGGAGCGGTGGGGCCGTCCATGCCAACTACGAGGATCATCGAGTTCCAGGTGTCCTGCGCATGCGGCACGTACACCAGCGGGCCAATCTCGTCGCCCGCGCCCATGTAGCGCACGTCCTCGGTCACGCCCACGATCTCGCGCAGCAGGTTCTCGTCGCGCCACGAGCGGATGCGCTTGCCGATGGGATCTTCGTTGGGGAACATGCGCCGCGCGAACTCGCGGTTCACTACGGCCACGGGCGTCGCGCCCTTCCGGTCCGCGGCCGTGAACTCGCGCCCGCGCACCACTGGCAGGCGCAGGGTGGCGAAGTACCCTGGCGTGACCACCGTCCAGTTGCCGCTCACCTCCGTCCCCGCCGGCGGCTCCGGCCGCCCGTCCGCCAGAAACGAGCGCCCGAGGTAGAACCCTCCGCCGCCCAGCGGCAGCGCGGACGCCGCGGCCGATGCGCGGACGCCGGGCAACGCCGCGACGCGGTTCACGATCTCGCTGATGGCCGCCACGTTCGCCGATGCGCTGTCGTACCGCTCGCCCTGCAGCACAACGGACGCGGTCGCAACCCCCGCGGTCTGGAAGCCGGGATCGACCGAGTAGAGCTGCGCCAGGCTCTTGAGCAGCAGCGCGGAGCCCACCAGCAGCACCAGCGAGAGCGCGATCTCTCCCGACGCGAGCGCCTTGCGCACCCTCCGCCCGCGCACGCCCGCGGTGCTGCGCCGATCCTCCTCGCCCAGCGTGGGCGAGAGCACCGCGCGGCGGGCCATGCCGATGGCGGGCGCCAGGCCAAAGAGCACCGCCGATAGGATGGAAACCGCCAGGGCGAAGAGCAGGGCGCGCGGGTCCAGCGAGAGCTCCTCCATGCGCGGCGTGCCCTCGGGCGCGGTCAGCGCCAGGGCGCGCACGCCGGCGTAGGCGAGCGCCGACCCCAGCACCCCGCCGGCCACGGCCAGGATCAGGCTCTCGGTAAGGAGCTGGCGCACGAGCCGCCCGCCCCCCGCGCCCAGGGCGATGCGCACGGCGAGCTCGCGCCCCCGCCCGGCCGCGCGGCTCAGCAGCAGGTTGGCGACGTTCAGGCATCCGATGGCGAGCACCAGGCTCACCGCGCCCATGAGCAGCCAGAGCGTGAGCGGCAGGTCCTCGCCCACCACGTAGTCGATGAGGGGGACCGCCGTGATCGTCACCCCCTTGCGGGCGACCGGGTGCTCCTGCGCCACGCGCCGCGCGATCGATCCCAGCTCGGCGCGCGCGCGGCGGAGCGGCTCGTCCGGCTTGAGCCGAGCGATGGCGCTGAAGATGAAGTTGTCCCGCCGCTCCATGTCCGGGCGGTCGGCGGCGGAGACGCGAAGCGGCGCCCAGAGAGCCGCCTCGCGAGGGAACGCCATCCCGCGCGGCGCCACGCCCACCACCTGACGCGGCCGCCCCCCGATCCGCAGCGT is a window encoding:
- a CDS encoding ABC transporter permease; translation: MRLIRELWHRLRNSMRRDELDGGVDEEMRFHIEQLTQKNVRAGMEPAQARRAALVEFGGVERHKEAVRDEARPRLLEDLGQDTRYAVRVLRGAPGFTLVAIGTIALGVGAMTAIFSAVNHVLLRPLPFPASERLVVPQARSMEDGSQWNVTYADYEDWKSNGVFARAAVYQPVDWNVADEREAERLTGAAVTPDFFATLGMAPTLGRFFVSEEFDPESPRVVVLSYELWQRMFAGDRAIVGKTLRIGGRPRQVVGVAPRGMAFPREAALWAPLRVSAADRPDMERRDNFIFSAIARLKPDEPLRRARAELGSIARRVAQEHPVARKGVTITAVPLIDYVVGEDLPLTLWLLMGAVSLVLAIGCLNVANLLLSRAAGRGRELAVRIALGAGGGRLVRQLLTESLILAVAGGVLGSALAYAGVRALALTAPEGTPRMEELSLDPRALLFALAVSILSAVLFGLAPAIGMARRAVLSPTLGEEDRRSTAGVRGRRVRKALASGEIALSLVLLVGSALLLKSLAQLYSVDPGFQTAGVATASVVLQGERYDSASANVAAISEIVNRVAALPGVRASAAASALPLGGGGFYLGRSFLADGRPEPPAGTEVSGNWTVVTPGYFATLRLPVVRGREFTAADRKGATPVAVVNREFARRMFPNEDPIGKRIRSWRDENLLREIVGVTEDVRYMGAGDEIGPLVYVPHAQDTWNSMILVVGMDGPTAPVIRALRSAIAEIDPGLGVSEVQTMDEVFERSVAPQRFTASLLGGFAGVALLLACIGIYGVLAYGVAQRRREFGIRMALGAGTGEIRRMVAREAARITAWGLAFGLALAFAATQGMSALLYGVRPTDVATYLGVCTILTVVALGASWLPARRASSADPMEALRGE